In one window of Candidatus Margulisiibacteriota bacterium DNA:
- the murI gene encoding glutamate racemase, with protein MYRLDQRPIGMFDSGFGGLTVLAQVKKLLPQENVLYYGDNLRAPYGGRTKEEIIGFNHEIVEFMLEKQVKAIIMACNTSTSHALQHNRDHFDVPFVSLIERGIDMVSEISKTRNVAVMATEGTVRSKSFTASITSRFDNIKVMEIACPLLVPIIENGSIHDEKTRDIASQYLSEALHQQADVVILGCTHYPFLVPVLQKIAPEHVTFIDPAVGASEYIKKYLEKNELLNKSNCNGNYEYYTSGDTIKFQECGSRLLGFSLENVQHKSF; from the coding sequence ATGTATCGTCTAGATCAACGGCCTATTGGGATGTTTGATTCTGGGTTCGGCGGATTGACAGTGCTTGCTCAGGTCAAAAAACTATTGCCTCAAGAAAATGTTCTTTATTATGGAGACAATCTCCGTGCCCCCTACGGGGGAAGGACCAAAGAAGAGATTATAGGTTTTAACCATGAAATAGTAGAATTCATGCTTGAAAAGCAGGTCAAAGCGATAATTATGGCCTGTAATACTTCTACCTCTCATGCCCTTCAGCATAATCGGGATCATTTTGATGTTCCTTTTGTGAGCCTTATCGAACGTGGAATTGATATGGTATCGGAGATATCTAAAACCAGGAACGTAGCGGTTATGGCAACTGAAGGAACAGTACGGTCAAAATCGTTTACTGCTTCGATAACTTCTCGGTTTGACAATATTAAGGTTATGGAGATTGCCTGTCCGTTGCTTGTTCCGATTATTGAAAATGGTTCTATTCATGATGAAAAAACCAGAGATATAGCCTCGCAATACTTGTCTGAAGCTTTACATCAACAGGCTGATGTAGTAATTTTGGGATGTACTCACTATCCTTTTCTGGTTCCGGTTTTACAGAAGATAGCACCTGAACATGTTACTTTTATTGACCCGGCAGTAGGTGCTTCTGAATATATTAAAAAATATTTGGAAAAAAACGAATTGTTAAATAAATCAAATTGTAATGGCAATTATGAGTATTATACCTCCGGGGATACTATCAAATTCCAGGAATGCGGTAGTAGATTATTAGGATTTTCATTAGAAAATGTTCAGCATAAATCATTTTAA
- the queD gene encoding 6-carboxytetrahydropterin synthase QueD, which produces MFSLMVEDTFSAAHQLYDYKGPCENLHGHTWKIQLFVEGDVLDKAGMLVDFRVLKAILKEERDILDHSYLNKIVEFSPTSENLSKYLFERISLKMPENVHLKKVTIWESASTWASYSQ; this is translated from the coding sequence ATGTTTTCGTTAATGGTGGAAGATACATTTTCCGCAGCTCATCAATTGTACGATTATAAAGGTCCTTGCGAGAACCTTCATGGTCATACCTGGAAAATTCAATTATTTGTAGAAGGCGATGTTCTTGATAAGGCTGGGATGCTTGTTGACTTCAGAGTGCTCAAAGCTATTTTGAAAGAAGAACGAGATATTCTGGACCATTCGTATCTTAACAAAATAGTGGAGTTTTCTCCTACCTCTGAGAACCTTTCTAAATATTTGTTTGAGAGAATCTCGCTGAAAATGCCTGAAAATGTACATTTAAAAAAAGTGACCATTTGGGAGTCAGCGAGTACGTGGGCTAGTTACAGCCAGTAA
- the queC gene encoding 7-cyano-7-deazaguanine synthase QueC: MKALVLLSAGLDSLVNMAQALDNGYELEALTFDYGQKAAQKELEHAANICTFYSIPHRVIELPWLAEVTTTSLVASRNEVPVFNEERINDTDYINSTAKAVWVPNRNGTFINIAASVSEAKGIDEIIVGFNKEEAATFPDNTKEYLEKVNDALAYSTLSKVKVISFTTDFDKIAIVNLGKRLAVPFKYCWPCYHNGAQLCGRCESCVRYFRALSAY, encoded by the coding sequence ATGAAGGCACTTGTATTATTATCAGCGGGGCTAGATTCCCTGGTTAATATGGCTCAGGCATTGGATAACGGCTATGAGCTGGAAGCGTTAACCTTTGATTACGGTCAAAAAGCTGCTCAAAAAGAACTAGAACATGCAGCGAACATTTGCACGTTTTATTCCATACCACATCGGGTAATTGAACTTCCCTGGCTGGCTGAAGTCACAACAACCTCTTTGGTAGCTTCAAGAAATGAAGTGCCGGTGTTCAATGAAGAAAGAATTAATGATACCGATTATATTAATTCCACAGCCAAAGCAGTATGGGTTCCGAATAGAAACGGAACTTTTATAAATATTGCTGCATCGGTGTCCGAAGCTAAAGGGATAGATGAGATAATCGTTGGATTTAATAAAGAAGAAGCCGCAACGTTTCCTGATAATACGAAAGAGTATCTTGAAAAAGTGAATGATGCATTAGCGTACTCTACCTTATCTAAGGTCAAAGTGATTTCTTTTACAACTGATTTCGATAAGATAGCGATTGTAAATCTTGGAAAACGGTTAGCTGTTCCTTTCAAGTATTGCTGGCCTTGCTATCATAACGGCGCACAACTCTGCGGAAGATGTGAGAGTTGTGTTCGTTATTTCAGGGCACTTTCCGCATATTAG
- a CDS encoding cyclopropane fatty acyl phospholipid synthase, whose product MAENKIKPIINTILSSAGITINGSNPWDIKVYDDRLYQRILIDHSLGLGEAYMDGWWDCQQLDIFFHRILSHNVSPNIKINRTVLLEIIKFKLFNKQNKTRAKQVAARHYDLGNDLFKHMLGKHMAYSCGYWKSAKNIDQAQEAKFDLICKKLQLKPGMSILDVGCGWGSLSKFAAEKYKVKVTGVTISKKQSEFGRSLCQGSAVNIKIQDYRDIQEKYDRIVSVGMFEHVGFKNYNTYMKVIERCLKDDGLFLLHTIGANNLGSGIDIWIDKYIFPNGMIPSSIHVIKNIENRFIIEDWHNFGADYDKTLMAWQSNFENNWDKIRNNYDNTFYRMWKFYLSSCAAMFRARNLQLWQIVLSKKGVPGGYISIR is encoded by the coding sequence ATGGCAGAAAACAAAATCAAACCAATTATCAACACGATACTATCTTCGGCAGGAATCACCATTAATGGAAGCAATCCGTGGGATATAAAAGTCTATGATGACAGGCTCTACCAACGAATATTAATCGATCATTCATTAGGTCTTGGAGAGGCATATATGGACGGCTGGTGGGATTGTCAGCAGCTTGATATATTTTTTCATCGCATTTTAAGCCACAACGTATCACCAAACATAAAGATAAATAGAACAGTTCTCTTAGAAATTATAAAATTCAAACTTTTCAACAAGCAAAACAAAACAAGAGCGAAGCAAGTCGCAGCAAGGCATTACGATCTTGGAAATGACCTATTTAAGCACATGCTGGGTAAACATATGGCCTATAGCTGCGGCTATTGGAAATCAGCAAAAAATATCGATCAGGCACAGGAAGCCAAATTCGATCTGATTTGTAAAAAGTTACAATTAAAGCCGGGAATGAGTATACTTGATGTCGGCTGCGGTTGGGGAAGTTTATCAAAATTTGCTGCTGAGAAATACAAGGTAAAAGTAACTGGAGTTACTATCTCCAAAAAACAGTCAGAATTCGGAAGATCATTATGCCAGGGCTCTGCAGTTAATATAAAAATTCAGGATTACAGAGATATTCAGGAAAAATACGATAGAATTGTCTCTGTAGGGATGTTTGAGCATGTAGGATTTAAGAATTATAATACTTATATGAAAGTTATTGAACGATGCTTAAAAGATGATGGGTTATTTCTGTTACATACGATAGGCGCAAATAATCTGGGAAGCGGCATCGACATTTGGATCGACAAATATATTTTCCCAAATGGGATGATACCATCTAGCATACATGTCATAAAAAACATAGAAAATCGATTCATCATAGAAGACTGGCACAATTTCGGAGCTGATTATGATAAAACGCTCATGGCCTGGCAATCAAATTTTGAAAACAATTGGGACAAAATCAGGAACAACTATGACAATACTTTTTATAGGATGTGGAAATTTTATTTATCTTCATGCGCGGCCATGTTTCGCGCGCGTAATTTACAATTATGGCAGATTGTACTGTCGAAAAAGGGCGTTCCCGGAGGTTATATTTCAATACGCTAA
- the typA gene encoding translational GTPase TypA, giving the protein MEQSKIRNVAIIAHVDHGKTTLVDQLFKQSGMFRENQVVEERLMDSMDLEKERGITITSKNGSFRYKDHFINIIDTPGHADFGGQVERVLKMADGALLLVDAAEGPMPQTYFVLKKALMFHLPIIVVINKIDKTDARCEWVLDSVFDLFVKLGAPDDILDFPVVYASARDGYASHDYAEDADSMEPLFDKIVSCLPAPKGDPDGPLQMLVNSLSYSPFLGRLAIGKITSGQLNINKDVVVAKNGEILFPARITKVYRFEGTEKSETAIASVGEIVAVAGMESITVGQTLTDPDNPICLTSIEIDPPTISMNFIPNDSPFAGKEGKFVTSRHIRERLFRETLSDVALVVEEISDTTGYSVSGRGELHLSILIEKMRREGYEFQVTRPQVIFREENGTKQEPYEELTIDVDENFMGNVIENLGGRKGLMLEMHQENGMARMKYKIPTRGLLGFRSEFMNETKGMGVMNYIFMKYDDFAGEIKNRKRGVLVVKEECATVAYALFNLQERSKLFLGPGEKVYQGQIVGENAREGDMVVNPGKGKKLSNVRAAGSDDAVVLTPHTLMSLEKCIAFINDDELVEITPKSIRLRKIKLNEADRKRSKSEERGNETA; this is encoded by the coding sequence ATGGAACAAAGTAAAATAAGAAATGTAGCAATTATAGCCCACGTAGATCATGGAAAGACTACGTTGGTCGATCAACTTTTTAAACAAAGCGGGATGTTTCGTGAGAATCAAGTAGTCGAAGAACGGCTGATGGATTCAATGGACCTGGAAAAAGAGCGGGGAATCACGATAACCTCGAAGAATGGTTCTTTTCGATATAAAGATCATTTTATTAATATTATTGATACTCCCGGGCATGCTGATTTCGGCGGTCAGGTAGAGCGAGTCCTTAAAATGGCTGATGGAGCGCTACTTCTGGTTGATGCGGCTGAAGGTCCTATGCCCCAAACTTACTTTGTACTCAAAAAAGCCTTGATGTTTCATTTGCCGATAATAGTGGTTATCAATAAAATTGATAAGACTGATGCCAGATGCGAATGGGTATTGGATAGTGTTTTTGATCTTTTTGTCAAGCTGGGTGCTCCGGACGACATTCTTGATTTTCCGGTTGTTTACGCTTCAGCTCGTGACGGCTATGCTTCTCATGATTATGCCGAAGATGCAGATTCTATGGAGCCGTTATTCGATAAAATTGTCAGTTGCCTTCCTGCACCTAAAGGAGATCCTGACGGACCACTGCAAATGTTAGTGAATTCGCTGAGTTATTCGCCGTTCCTTGGCCGTTTGGCTATTGGGAAAATAACTTCCGGCCAACTGAATATTAACAAAGATGTTGTTGTTGCGAAAAACGGTGAGATTCTTTTCCCAGCCCGAATAACGAAAGTGTATCGTTTTGAAGGGACAGAAAAAAGTGAAACTGCTATCGCCAGTGTCGGTGAAATAGTTGCTGTGGCAGGAATGGAATCAATAACCGTGGGACAAACTTTGACTGATCCTGATAATCCGATATGTCTTACAAGTATCGAGATTGATCCGCCAACAATTTCTATGAACTTTATTCCTAATGATTCTCCTTTTGCCGGGAAAGAAGGGAAATTTGTTACCTCAAGACATATTCGGGAAAGATTATTTCGAGAGACTCTTTCTGATGTCGCCTTAGTTGTTGAAGAAATAAGTGATACAACTGGGTATTCGGTATCTGGCAGAGGAGAATTGCATTTATCAATCCTTATCGAAAAAATGAGAAGAGAAGGGTATGAGTTTCAGGTAACAAGGCCTCAAGTTATATTCAGAGAAGAAAATGGAACGAAACAGGAGCCATACGAAGAATTAACTATTGATGTTGACGAAAATTTTATGGGTAACGTAATCGAGAACCTTGGTGGAAGAAAAGGGCTTATGCTGGAAATGCACCAGGAGAATGGTATGGCTCGAATGAAATATAAGATTCCTACCCGAGGGTTGCTTGGGTTCCGTTCGGAATTTATGAACGAAACTAAGGGTATGGGTGTAATGAACTATATTTTTATGAAATATGATGACTTTGCCGGAGAGATTAAAAATAGAAAGCGGGGCGTTCTGGTTGTGAAAGAAGAATGCGCCACCGTCGCCTATGCTTTATTTAATCTTCAAGAAAGAAGCAAACTATTTCTGGGACCTGGCGAGAAAGTCTATCAAGGTCAGATTGTTGGAGAAAACGCCCGTGAAGGAGATATGGTTGTTAATCCGGGCAAAGGCAAAAAGTTGTCAAACGTGAGAGCCGCAGGGTCTGATGATGCTGTAGTGCTTACTCCTCATACTCTGATGAGCCTGGAAAAGTGCATTGCGTTTATTAACGATGACGAACTTGTTGAAATAACTCCAAAATCTATCAGGTTGAGAAAGATAAAGCTTAACGAAGCAGATCGGAAACGTTCGAAGAGCGAAGAGCGTGGTAATGAGACAGCCTGA
- a CDS encoding FAD-dependent oxidoreductase: MINDYECDVLVCGAGSAGCCAAIAAARNGVSTIVVEESDIIGGTIVQSLVYPLMTFHAAPNLQVIKGIPEEIVGTAVREGSQGHIPDPLGCAPTITMIEPEQFSSCVYQKMMQAGVIIINNTKVVNIIRDEQAIIGVIAHTDDNQIVSINAKVVIDATGDADIACLAGVPYVYGRISDNKTQPMTLIFTMRNVNNNVVRQYIKDNPTEFVLSHEARNNIVEVPYLAVSGFFRLVREAQQKEGLVSFRDRVLYFETAQKGEVSVNMTRIFDMDGSNENEVEKARGTALLQVQECYRLFKHYIPGFEDAYIHTIAPKIGVRETRHIVGKYTLSAQDVLSGRKFDDGVACGAFPIDIHSPDGSAINMQKMPQGTYYTIPYRCLIPENIESLIVAGRSISATHEASASARLAPTCMALGEAAGTAAAVSVRKNTRISLLDSSEIRQELIGQGVFL; encoded by the coding sequence ATGATCAATGATTATGAATGTGATGTATTAGTTTGTGGCGCTGGTTCCGCTGGTTGTTGCGCCGCGATTGCTGCTGCCAGAAATGGCGTCTCGACAATAGTTGTAGAAGAATCAGACATAATTGGCGGGACTATCGTGCAGAGCTTGGTATATCCGTTAATGACTTTTCATGCGGCACCAAATCTTCAAGTTATCAAGGGAATTCCCGAAGAAATAGTTGGAACGGCTGTACGTGAAGGTAGTCAGGGTCATATTCCTGATCCGCTAGGATGTGCGCCGACAATTACAATGATTGAACCGGAACAATTCAGTTCTTGTGTCTACCAAAAAATGATGCAGGCCGGGGTTATCATTATTAATAATACGAAAGTTGTCAATATAATTCGCGATGAGCAAGCAATTATTGGAGTTATCGCCCATACTGATGATAATCAAATAGTATCTATTAACGCTAAAGTGGTTATTGACGCTACAGGAGATGCCGATATTGCATGCCTGGCTGGGGTTCCATACGTATATGGCCGTATTTCTGACAATAAGACACAGCCTATGACGCTGATCTTTACGATGAGAAACGTTAATAATAATGTTGTGCGACAATATATCAAAGATAATCCTACTGAATTTGTTTTGAGTCATGAAGCCAGGAACAATATTGTGGAAGTTCCGTATTTAGCCGTGTCAGGTTTTTTTCGACTGGTCCGGGAAGCACAGCAAAAAGAGGGACTGGTTTCTTTCCGAGACCGTGTTTTGTATTTCGAAACAGCACAAAAAGGTGAAGTTTCTGTAAACATGACACGTATATTTGATATGGACGGATCGAATGAAAATGAGGTTGAAAAGGCGAGGGGAACTGCTTTATTGCAAGTTCAAGAATGTTACAGGCTATTCAAACACTATATTCCAGGTTTCGAAGATGCATATATTCATACTATTGCTCCTAAAATCGGAGTTAGGGAAACGAGGCATATAGTTGGAAAATATACCTTGTCAGCACAAGATGTGTTGTCTGGCAGGAAATTCGATGATGGTGTAGCTTGCGGTGCCTTCCCGATTGACATCCACTCTCCCGACGGTTCAGCTATAAACATGCAAAAGATGCCTCAGGGCACATATTATACAATTCCCTATCGGTGTTTAATTCCTGAAAATATTGAATCATTAATTGTCGCTGGGAGGTCTATTTCAGCAACTCATGAAGCCAGTGCTTCCGCACGGTTGGCTCCTACATGTATGGCGCTAGGGGAAGCTGCCGGAACTGCTGCTGCTGTTTCTGTAAGGAAAAATACCAGGATTTCTCTATTGGACTCAAGCGAAATACGACAAGAACTTATTGGTCAGGGAGTCTTCTTGTAA
- a CDS encoding rod shape-determining protein (functions in MreBCD complex in some organisms), producing MKLFGKFFGRFSHDLGIDLGTANTLIYIKGEGIVLREPSVVAIDQRTNMTLAVGNEAKRMIGRTPGNITAVRPMRDGVIANFEVTETMIRYFIQKVHNRSSLISPRVVIGVPSGITGVEKRAVLDAAVHAGAREAYLIEEPMAAAIGAGLPVSEPEGNMIVDIGGGTTEVAVISLGGIVISKSVRVAGDELDEAIITHCRDNYRLLIGERTAEEIKMELGSAFPFEKEKTMEIRGRDLVTGLPKTFNITSTEVREAISEPINTIVNAVRTVLEKTPPELSSDIMEKGIVLAGGGALLHGLDKFIAKETDIDVVIAEDPLSCVAYGTGKALDEMDILKQIMSNEI from the coding sequence ATGAAATTATTTGGCAAGTTTTTTGGTAGATTTTCACACGACTTAGGCATAGATCTTGGAACCGCAAACACTCTTATATATATTAAAGGTGAAGGAATTGTCCTGAGAGAACCTTCTGTAGTTGCGATTGATCAAAGAACCAATATGACACTAGCAGTTGGAAACGAAGCCAAAAGAATGATAGGAAGAACTCCAGGCAATATCACTGCTGTAAGACCAATGAGAGACGGCGTTATAGCAAACTTCGAAGTTACCGAAACAATGATCCGTTATTTTATCCAGAAAGTCCACAACCGTTCATCATTAATTAGTCCACGAGTAGTCATCGGAGTACCTTCCGGCATCACTGGTGTCGAGAAAAGAGCAGTACTAGATGCTGCCGTTCATGCTGGTGCGCGAGAGGCTTATCTTATTGAAGAGCCTATGGCAGCAGCAATTGGAGCAGGACTCCCGGTATCCGAACCAGAAGGAAATATGATCGTAGACATCGGCGGAGGCACAACAGAGGTTGCCGTTATCTCATTAGGCGGCATCGTCATATCCAAATCCGTCCGAGTTGCAGGTGACGAGCTTGATGAAGCGATTATCACCCACTGCCGTGATAATTACAGACTACTTATCGGAGAAAGAACAGCTGAAGAAATAAAAATGGAACTTGGATCAGCGTTCCCGTTCGAAAAAGAAAAAACCATGGAAATACGAGGAAGAGATCTCGTTACCGGACTTCCAAAAACATTTAATATTACTTCAACCGAAGTAAGAGAAGCAATCTCCGAGCCAATCAATACCATAGTTAACGCTGTCCGCACAGTTCTCGAAAAGACCCCTCCTGAACTATCATCTGATATTATGGAAAAAGGAATAGTTCTCGCAGGTGGAGGCGCATTACTTCACGGCCTTGATAAGTTCATTGCAAAAGAAACAGACATTGATGTCGTGATTGCCGAAGACCCTTTATCTTGCGTTGCCTATGGAACTGGAAAAGCGCTTGATGAAATGGACATTCTCAAACAAATCATGTCAAACGAGATATAG
- the pssA gene encoding CDP-diacylglycerol--serine O-phosphatidyltransferase — MKRGIYILPNLLTISGMFCGFYSIIASINGHFLTAALIIIAAGIFDVLDGKIARLTHTTSHFGIELDSLSDILSFGIAPSLLIYLSMLKPFGKIGWMAAFLFVACCAMRLARFNVITKNSSIKCFVGLPTPAAAGVILSYIVFSHSEYSSFLSPLINNPALIAAIVYLLSILMVSNFKYHGLKELDLKNRKPFSVLITIVFLGFTIISYYKFSLLIIGLLYMISGPCEYIVTLLRNKQPHPIEAKIEIQQ; from the coding sequence ATGAAGCGAGGAATTTATATCCTGCCTAATTTACTAACAATTAGCGGCATGTTCTGTGGATTCTATTCAATCATAGCTTCAATTAACGGGCATTTCCTAACAGCTGCTTTAATTATAATCGCAGCAGGTATATTTGATGTACTTGATGGCAAAATAGCCCGGCTAACACATACGACATCACATTTTGGCATAGAACTTGACTCACTTTCCGATATTTTATCATTTGGCATAGCTCCTTCACTATTAATCTATTTATCAATGCTAAAACCATTCGGGAAAATTGGTTGGATGGCAGCATTCCTTTTTGTTGCATGTTGTGCAATGCGCCTTGCCAGGTTTAATGTAATCACAAAAAATTCCAGTATTAAATGCTTTGTTGGACTGCCAACCCCTGCGGCGGCTGGAGTAATTTTATCTTATATAGTCTTTAGCCACTCCGAATATTCATCCTTTCTTAGTCCACTAATCAACAATCCGGCGCTCATCGCTGCAATAGTGTACCTTTTATCAATACTCATGGTAAGCAACTTCAAATATCACGGACTCAAAGAGCTTGACCTGAAGAATCGAAAACCATTCAGCGTACTCATAACAATAGTCTTCCTTGGGTTTACAATAATTTCATACTACAAATTCTCTCTCCTAATAATTGGACTTCTGTATATGATCTCCGGCCCTTGCGAATACATCGTTACACTCCTAAGAAACAAACAGCCACACCCCATCGAAGCGAAAATAGAAATACAACAGTAA
- a CDS encoding phosphatidylserine decarboxylase family protein: MTHNKPKLLPIAKEGYPFIAISLVFYYFSYALQNSLLTYFFLFLSLFIIYFFRDPERTVPTEENLIVSPADGKVVAIKPVIVGNETYNQISIFLSVFNVHINRAPITGMISDKKYNPGKFLVAFAEKASEVNEQTSLTITNDNKKIIVKQIAGLIARRIVCWPQNGDMIKKGDRFGLIKFGSRVDLLLPSQCKINVNVGEKVKGGSTIIGELR; the protein is encoded by the coding sequence ATGACCCACAATAAACCCAAATTATTACCTATTGCAAAAGAAGGCTATCCATTTATAGCAATATCCTTGGTATTCTATTATTTCTCATATGCGCTTCAAAATAGCTTACTTACGTATTTCTTCCTATTCCTGTCCCTTTTCATAATATATTTCTTTAGAGATCCGGAAAGAACGGTACCAACCGAAGAAAATCTTATCGTATCTCCGGCCGATGGCAAAGTTGTAGCAATTAAGCCTGTCATCGTTGGAAACGAAACATACAACCAGATAAGTATCTTTCTTTCCGTTTTTAATGTACATATCAACCGTGCGCCGATTACAGGAATGATTTCGGACAAAAAATACAATCCCGGAAAATTCCTTGTGGCTTTTGCAGAGAAAGCCTCGGAAGTAAACGAACAAACATCCTTAACAATCACAAATGACAACAAAAAAATCATTGTAAAACAAATCGCAGGACTCATAGCGCGCCGAATCGTCTGCTGGCCGCAAAACGGTGATATGATAAAAAAAGGCGACCGCTTCGGACTCATCAAATTCGGGTCCCGCGTCGACTTATTATTACCTTCTCAATGCAAAATAAATGTTAATGTTGGGGAAAAAGTTAAAGGTGGGAGCACAATAATAGGAGAGCTCAGATGA
- a CDS encoding NAD-dependent epimerase produces the protein MKILITGAAGFIGSHLVRKLVTEGHVVTGLDNINDYYDVRLKYGRLTEVGIAEDKTEYNTIVQSENYENYKFIKLNLEDKDNLFKLFENEKFDKVCNLAAQAGVRYSITNPYAYISSNIVGFINILEACRHNNIKHLAYASSSSVYGLNEEMPFSTKHNVDHPISLYAASKKSNELMAHTYSYLYGLPTTGLRFFTVYGPWGRPDMALFLFVKAILEERPIDIYNNGKMIRDFTYVDDIVEGVTRVINTPPVKNDNWSGRDGDPSASKAPYKVYNIGNSAPVNLMDFIEAIEKEVGKPARKNFLPMQDGDVPATWADVSDLMSDLNYKPDTPVSKGIQEFVIWYRQFYRV, from the coding sequence ATGAAAATTCTAATAACTGGGGCTGCAGGTTTTATCGGCTCTCATTTGGTTCGGAAGTTGGTTACGGAAGGCCACGTTGTTACCGGTCTTGATAATATTAATGATTATTATGATGTTCGGCTAAAATACGGGCGATTGACAGAGGTTGGAATTGCTGAAGATAAGACTGAATACAACACGATAGTTCAGAGCGAAAATTACGAAAACTATAAATTCATTAAATTAAATCTTGAAGACAAAGATAATCTGTTTAAGCTTTTTGAGAACGAGAAGTTTGATAAGGTATGCAACCTCGCTGCACAGGCTGGTGTGAGGTACTCTATTACCAATCCTTATGCATATATTTCCAGTAATATTGTCGGGTTTATTAATATTCTTGAAGCCTGCCGGCATAATAATATCAAGCATTTGGCGTATGCCAGCAGTTCTTCTGTTTACGGGCTCAATGAAGAAATGCCTTTTTCGACAAAGCATAATGTCGATCATCCGATCAGCCTTTATGCGGCCAGCAAGAAAAGCAACGAGCTTATGGCACATACCTATAGTTACTTATATGGTCTTCCGACGACCGGATTGAGGTTCTTTACGGTATATGGCCCGTGGGGCCGTCCTGATATGGCGCTGTTCTTATTTGTTAAAGCTATTCTTGAGGAACGACCTATTGATATTTACAACAATGGAAAGATGATTAGGGATTTCACTTATGTTGACGATATTGTAGAAGGTGTGACGAGAGTTATTAATACTCCTCCGGTAAAGAACGACAACTGGTCAGGCAGAGACGGAGATCCTTCCGCTAGTAAGGCGCCTTACAAAGTTTATAATATCGGGAATTCCGCTCCTGTTAATTTGATGGATTTTATTGAAGCTATTGAAAAAGAAGTCGGTAAACCCGCCAGGAAAAATTTTTTACCTATGCAGGATGGGGATGTTCCGGCTACCTGGGCTGATGTGTCTGACCTGATGAGCGATCTGAATTACAAACCTGATACTCCGGTAAGCAAAGGTATACAAGAGTTCGTGATCTGGTACAGGCAATTCTATAGGGTCTAG
- the folE gene encoding GTP cyclohydrolase I FolE produces the protein MPRNNERIEMLVKELLTELGEDTNREGIVRTPNRLAKSLKFLTSGYSVDMKKLINNAIFTQEVDSMIIIKDIELYSLCEHHLLPFYGRCHIGYLPNGKVIGASKLARIVDTYSRRLQIQEHLTEQISNAIKDAIGAAGVGVMIEARHLCMMMRGVQKQNSMLVTSSLLGSFRDHPATRQEFLSLIGKTQQ, from the coding sequence ATGCCTAGGAATAATGAACGAATTGAAATGCTGGTAAAGGAATTATTAACTGAACTTGGTGAAGATACCAACCGTGAAGGGATAGTGAGAACGCCCAATAGGCTAGCCAAGTCCTTAAAATTCCTTACCTCGGGATATTCTGTAGATATGAAAAAATTAATCAATAATGCAATTTTTACTCAAGAAGTAGATAGTATGATTATCATAAAAGATATAGAGCTCTATAGCCTTTGCGAACACCATCTCTTACCCTTCTATGGGCGCTGCCATATTGGTTATCTTCCTAATGGAAAAGTAATTGGTGCAAGTAAACTTGCCCGCATAGTAGATACCTACTCACGGAGATTACAAATCCAGGAACATTTAACTGAACAAATTTCAAATGCCATTAAGGATGCAATCGGTGCGGCTGGAGTGGGAGTCATGATTGAAGCCCGGCACCTTTGCATGATGATGAGAGGCGTACAAAAACAGAACTCAATGCTTGTCACGTCATCACTTCTGGGGAGTTTTCGCGATCATCCCGCTACCAGGCAGGAATTCCTGTCTTTGATAGGGAAAACCCAGCAATAA